In Syntrophorhabdus sp., a genomic segment contains:
- a CDS encoding histidine kinase, with translation MNFRTRLLIVVAVMIVVSVFLSSAITYVSARRHLESAARRQMEQTVALIAKQSQISLERFKMDMELLAESRLVRDVTRSLKNETLVREMNLRFLDIVRKNSVYTSINLIDRDAWCIASSYPDRIGYSPMRQMVATRPDFKAAIAGQGTISQVILSHGTGRPIIAISVPVREDGKVVAVVRSTLDLDHINDHFLAPQETILGGKAYVYDPWLDMNLPKGWVAPNVIRSKPYMRPDIPDLPELATSRSGIVSYSTRSGRRLAAFLKTSDPEFLFVVERPLRDVLAPIETMGKITYATLVVMLFTITIAVFRMANPLLRKLEACMAFVEHIKAGILDKRLEAKGTDEISGLARGLNTMAQSIEESRNALEEAERLYRGLFENAVEGIFVTDVEGVVLNANPAFASLLGYRSPAELVGRNVSRYYSSTRRNRLLDMLESQGTVKNFEVLFHRCDGSQRMGSIYARADRDDKGRILRVQGILDDITEQREIEKERRRAEDAELRSVQAKLEALRYQINPHFLFNVLNSLSALARISSRQTDQLIQQLSRYLRSTISSSESGFVPLSQEMGTIESYLNIEKVRFEDDLMVNIDLPSQAMDVRVPELILQPIVENAVKYGTKTSELPLKITIEGSVTDDRLLLLKVTNTGYWVSTEDEARTRKGVGIENLRKRLSLIYANRYLFQTEEDSGLVRVVLGVPLETGARQAQSQA, from the coding sequence ATGGACATGGAGCTTCTCGCGGAATCACGCCTCGTCCGCGACGTCACCAGATCCCTGAAGAACGAAACACTCGTACGGGAGATGAACCTGCGTTTCCTGGACATCGTCAGGAAGAACAGTGTCTATACGTCCATTAACCTCATCGACCGGGACGCCTGGTGCATTGCGTCCTCTTATCCCGACCGCATAGGATATTCGCCCATGCGTCAGATGGTCGCCACGCGTCCTGATTTCAAGGCTGCCATCGCCGGGCAGGGGACAATCTCCCAGGTTATCCTGAGCCACGGCACGGGGCGCCCCATCATAGCGATCAGCGTCCCCGTCAGGGAAGACGGCAAGGTCGTGGCCGTGGTGCGCTCCACCCTGGACCTTGATCACATCAATGATCATTTCCTCGCTCCCCAGGAGACCATACTTGGAGGCAAGGCCTACGTCTACGACCCGTGGTTGGATATGAACCTGCCCAAGGGCTGGGTGGCCCCCAACGTAATACGGTCCAAACCATACATGCGGCCCGACATCCCCGACCTGCCGGAGTTGGCGACAAGCCGCAGCGGCATTGTCAGCTATTCCACGAGATCAGGCCGCCGCCTGGCTGCGTTCCTGAAAACCTCAGACCCTGAATTTCTGTTCGTGGTCGAAAGACCCCTGCGGGATGTTCTCGCGCCTATCGAGACAATGGGCAAGATCACATACGCGACCCTCGTTGTCATGCTCTTCACGATCACTATCGCCGTCTTCAGGATGGCCAATCCCCTCCTGAGAAAGCTGGAGGCATGCATGGCTTTCGTTGAGCACATCAAGGCCGGGATTCTCGACAAAAGACTGGAGGCAAAGGGTACTGACGAGATCTCCGGGCTTGCCCGGGGTCTCAACACAATGGCACAAAGCATCGAGGAGAGCCGCAACGCCCTGGAAGAGGCGGAACGTCTGTACCGTGGGCTGTTCGAGAACGCTGTAGAGGGAATATTCGTCACCGACGTGGAAGGCGTTGTGCTCAACGCCAACCCGGCCTTCGCATCCCTTCTGGGTTACCGTTCTCCGGCAGAACTGGTCGGCAGGAATGTGTCGCGCTACTACTCTTCCACGAGGCGCAACCGATTACTGGATATGCTTGAGAGCCAGGGAACGGTCAAGAATTTCGAAGTCCTCTTTCACCGGTGTGACGGATCTCAGAGGATGGGTTCCATCTACGCCAGGGCGGACAGGGACGATAAGGGAAGGATACTCCGAGTTCAGGGCATTCTCGACGATATCACGGAACAGAGAGAGATAGAAAAGGAGCGGCGCCGGGCGGAAGACGCCGAGCTTCGATCCGTTCAGGCAAAGCTTGAGGCACTCAGGTATCAGATCAATCCTCATTTCCTTTTCAACGTCCTCAATTCCTTAAGCGCCCTCGCCAGAATAAGCTCGCGGCAGACCGATCAGCTTATTCAACAACTCTCTCGCTATCTGCGTTCCACCATCTCCTCGAGCGAATCCGGCTTTGTGCCCTTAAGTCAGGAAATGGGGACCATAGAGAGCTATCTCAATATCGAGAAGGTCCGTTTTGAGGATGATCTGATGGTGAACATAGACCTTCCCTCGCAGGCTATGGATGTGCGGGTTCCCGAACTCATACTCCAGCCTATCGTGGAAAACGCCGTCAAGTACGGGACGAAGACATCGGAGTTGCCGCTTAAGATAACCATCGAAGGCTCGGTCACCGATGACCGCCTCCTTCTCCTGAAGGTCACCAACACCGGGTACTGGGTATCGACAGAGGATGAGGCAAGGACAAGGAAAGGGGTAGGTATCGAGAACCTCCGCAAGCGCCTGAGCCTCATCTATGCCAATCGGTACCTCTTTCAGACCGAGGAAGACTCTGGACTCGTCCGTGTTGTCCTCGGAGTACCTTTGGAAACGGGAGCCCGACAAGCACAGTCTCAGGCGTGA